A genomic window from Magnetococcales bacterium includes:
- a CDS encoding TIGR03013 family PEP-CTERM/XrtA system glycosyltransferase — protein sequence MPRKLWQNEMIRIFKHYIARWSLLLLAMETLIFIASIYGGVAIRFLDQAHPDEMHSGGLFPRALFFAVVMILSMTAMGRYQHLMENGQAGEILGILLSFVVGIVAMSLLFYVFPHLFIGRGAFGYTLLLALMGVMLNRALFVKFVLDMDLLRRRILVVGAGEQARFLENALQQQSVKEHRIIGFLPIPGELEWVSAEKVLRGSTLNEVVKTQGVHLVVLTDVDILPRELMEQMLDCKMRGVRTVDLLGFFEQADRVIRMDLLDPQWWIFHSDGLERNLLQELSKKFFDVVVSLFLIGITWPLMLLAVLAIWVDSGFRGPVFYTQQRVGYGGRVFKVVKFRSMHTDAEGAGPQWAQRNDRRITRVGHVLRQTRIDELPQFFNVLKGEMSLVGPRPERPEFVEILAGRIPYYRERLRVKPGITGWAQICYGYGASVEDAVEKLYYDLYYVKNQGLFFDLLVLIHSVEVVLFGRGATGPRRLE from the coding sequence TTGCCACGAAAGCTTTGGCAGAACGAGATGATCCGTATTTTCAAGCACTACATCGCCCGCTGGTCACTGCTGCTGTTGGCGATGGAAACGCTGATCTTCATCGCTTCCATCTACGGCGGGGTGGCCATCCGCTTTTTGGATCAGGCCCATCCCGACGAAATGCATTCCGGGGGCCTCTTCCCTCGGGCGCTCTTCTTTGCCGTGGTGATGATTCTGTCGATGACCGCCATGGGGCGCTACCAGCACCTGATGGAAAACGGTCAGGCGGGAGAGATCCTGGGCATTCTGCTCAGCTTCGTGGTTGGCATCGTGGCCATGAGCCTGTTGTTCTACGTGTTTCCCCACCTCTTCATCGGTCGTGGCGCCTTCGGTTATACCCTTCTGCTGGCCCTGATGGGGGTGATGCTCAATCGGGCCTTGTTCGTCAAATTCGTTCTGGACATGGACCTGCTGCGACGACGCATCCTGGTGGTGGGCGCGGGAGAGCAGGCCCGTTTTCTGGAAAACGCCCTTCAGCAGCAGTCCGTCAAGGAGCACCGTATCATCGGTTTCCTGCCCATTCCGGGTGAGCTGGAGTGGGTGTCGGCGGAGAAGGTGCTGCGTGGCTCCACGTTGAATGAAGTGGTCAAGACCCAGGGGGTGCATCTGGTGGTGCTGACGGATGTGGACATCCTGCCCCGGGAGCTGATGGAGCAGATGCTCGACTGCAAAATGCGGGGTGTGCGCACGGTCGACCTGTTGGGCTTTTTCGAACAGGCGGATCGGGTCATTCGCATGGATCTTCTCGACCCCCAATGGTGGATCTTCCATTCCGACGGTCTGGAGCGGAATTTGTTGCAGGAGCTGTCCAAAAAGTTCTTCGACGTGGTTGTCAGCCTGTTTCTGATCGGAATAACCTGGCCGTTGATGTTGCTGGCCGTCCTGGCCATCTGGGTGGATAGCGGTTTCAGGGGACCGGTTTTTTACACCCAGCAACGGGTTGGCTACGGCGGGCGGGTTTTCAAGGTGGTCAAGTTTCGCAGCATGCACACCGACGCCGAAGGGGCCGGTCCCCAATGGGCGCAGCGCAACGACCGGCGTATCACCCGGGTGGGACATGTTTTGCGGCAGACCCGGATCGATGAGCTGCCGCAGTTCTTCAATGTCCTGAAAGGGGAGATGAGCCTGGTGGGGCCGCGCCCGGAGCGTCCGGAATTCGTGGAGATTCTGGCCGGACGCATTCCCTATTATCGGGAGCGGTTACGGGTCAAACCGGGCATCACCGGCTGGGCTCAGATTTGTTACGGGTACGGGGCCTCGGTCGAGGATGCGGTGGAGAAGCTCTATTACGACCTCTACTACGTCAAGAACCAGGGTCTCTTTTTCGATCTGCTGGTCTTGATCCATTCCGTGGAGGTGGTTTTGTTCGGCAGGGGGGCCACCGGCCCGCGTCGCCTGGAATGA